Proteins from one Ovis aries strain OAR_USU_Benz2616 breed Rambouillet chromosome 12, ARS-UI_Ramb_v3.0, whole genome shotgun sequence genomic window:
- the LOC101105347 gene encoding left-right determination factor 2-like translates to MRPLWLCWALWVLPLTGHGAALTEDWILDSLLQQLHLSEVPIVDKAAVEGLVIPAHVRTQYVALLQRSHGARSRGKRFSQNFREVVGRFLESEASSHLLVFDMEQRLPPRSELVQAVLRLFQEPVPRAALRRHERLFPRSDRARVTVQWLHVRDDGSNRTALIDSRLVSIHESGWKALDVTEAVNFWQQLGSPLQPLLLQVLVQREHLGPLASSAHRLVRFAPQGPSSGRQGEPQLELHTLDLRDYGAQGNCDPKAPVTEGTRCCRQEMYIDLRGMRWAENWVLEPPGFLAYECVGTCQQPPESLTFKWPFLGPRQCIASETTSLPMIVSIQEGGQLQPQVVSLPNMRVQTCSCASDGALVPRKLEP, encoded by the exons ATGCGGCCCCTGTGGCTCTGCTGGGCCCTCTGGGTGCTGCCCTTGACTGGCCACGGGGCGGCCCTGACCGAGGACTGGATTCTGGACAGCCTGCTGCAGCAGCTGCACCTCAGCGAGGTCCCCATCGTGGACAAGGCCGCCGTGGAGGGGCTGGTCATCCCCGCCCACGTGAGGACCCAGTACGTGGCCCTGCTGCAGCGCAGCCATGGGGCGCGCTCCCGGGGAAAGAGGTTCAGCCAGAACTTCCGAG AGGTGGTCGGCAGGTTCCTGGAGTCCGAGGCGTCCTCGCATTTGCTGGTGTTCGACATGGAGCAGCGTCTGCCGCCCCGCAGCGAGCTGGTGCAGGCGGTGCTGCGTCTCTTCCAGGAGCCGGTCCCCAGGGCCGCCCTCCGCAGACACGAGCGCCTCTTCCCGCGCAGCGACCGCGCCAGGGTCACCGTGCAGTGGCTGCACGTCCGCGACGACGGCTCCAACCGCACCGCCCTCATCGACTCCAG GCTGGTGTCCATCCACGAGAGCGGCTGGAAAGCCCTGGACGTGACCGAGGCGGTGAACTTCTGGCAGCAGCTGGGCAGCCCcctgcagccgctgctcctgcaGGTGTTGGTGCAGCGGGAGCACCTGGGCCCGCTGGCCTCCAGCGCCCACAGGCTGGTCCGCTTCGCCCCCCAGGGGCCGTCAAGCGGCCGGCAGGGGGAGCCCCAGCTGGAGCTGCACACCCTGGACCTCAGGGACTACGG AGCTCAAGGAAACTGTGATCCTAAGGCACCGGTGACCGAGGGCACCCGCTGCTGCCGCCAGGAGATGTACATTGACCTGCGGGGGATGAGGTGGGCTGAGAACTGGGTCCTGGAGCCCCCAGGCTTCCTGGCCTATGAGTGTGTGGGCACCTGCCAGCAGCCCCCAGAGTCCCTGACCTTCAAGTGGCCTTTTCTGGGGCCTCGACAGTGCATCGCCTCGGAGACGACCTCGCTGCCCATGATTGTCAGCATCCAGGAGGGAGGCCAACTCCAGCCCCAGGTGGTCAGCCTGCCCAACATGAGGGTGCAGACGTGCAGCTGTGCTTCAGATGGGGCACTTGTGCCAAGGAAGCTGGAGCCGTAG